Proteins co-encoded in one Paracrocinitomix mangrovi genomic window:
- a CDS encoding class I SAM-dependent methyltransferase, with protein sequence MMNQITQCPVCDSSEFSTALEGVDYGYTQEEFTIVSCTSCGFWFTNPIPTEDKIGDYYKSENYISHTSSKKGLFERLYHIVRKRAIKQKFKLSSRGKSQGHLLDIGCGTGDFLLFASQNWKVKGLEPSDDARKLAADKGVDVSPATDLHSLEANTFDSITMWHVLEHVYDLNKDLAQIKNVLKDDGYLYVAVPNRTSFDAKHYQKYWAAYDLPIHLYHFAPADIKTLMKKHGMEVEKVLPMKFDSYYVSMLSEQYKNQHKKLSIGDIIKGFWNGFRSNMKANNETYSSQIYVIKKAA encoded by the coding sequence ATGATGAATCAAATTACACAATGTCCTGTTTGCGATTCAAGTGAATTTTCAACTGCACTTGAAGGAGTAGATTATGGTTATACCCAAGAAGAATTTACAATAGTAAGTTGTACTTCTTGCGGATTTTGGTTCACCAATCCCATTCCTACCGAAGATAAAATAGGTGATTACTATAAAAGTGAAAATTACATTTCACATACTTCATCTAAAAAAGGTCTTTTTGAAAGGCTTTATCACATAGTAAGAAAAAGGGCAATTAAACAAAAGTTTAAACTTAGCTCAAGAGGAAAATCACAAGGGCATCTATTAGACATTGGATGTGGAACAGGTGACTTTTTACTTTTTGCAAGCCAAAATTGGAAAGTAAAGGGATTAGAACCCTCTGATGATGCACGTAAATTAGCAGCCGACAAAGGAGTTGATGTTTCTCCAGCAACGGATTTGCATAGTTTAGAAGCCAATACTTTTGACAGTATTACCATGTGGCATGTATTGGAACATGTTTATGATTTAAATAAGGATTTGGCCCAAATTAAAAATGTATTAAAAGATGATGGATACTTGTATGTAGCAGTTCCTAATAGAACATCTTTTGATGCGAAACACTACCAAAAATATTGGGCAGCATATGATTTACCTATCCATCTTTATCACTTTGCACCGGCTGACATTAAAACGCTTATGAAAAAGCACGGAATGGAAGTAGAAAAGGTATTACCAATGAAGTTTGACAGCTACTACGTAAGCATGCTTAGTGAGCAATATAAAAATCAACACAAAAAATTATCAATTGGTGATATCATTAAAGGTTTTTGGAATGGATTTAGATCCAACATGAAAGCAAATAATGAGACTTATTCAAGCCAAATATATGTCATAAAAAAAGCCGCTTAA
- a CDS encoding porin family protein has product MKKIFTLLAIISTATIGLAQNENSQENKPDTTRFNIGNTEFIIINNDTIRVDDEGTDFEDPDEKEGKSYKENTDLAYWSGFEVGVNMLMNNQFQPDFTEEHLKIDPASSFTYNFNFLEYFIKLGTPHVGLVTGAGFTNSRYGLKNQYATLYANSDTTFAFLDSSITGGYTRNQLRVSYFTVPLLLQFNTSKYKKKNFHVAVGVIGGVRFNSKMKYEYETTEGTAKSKVKGRYNVNPFQASLTARVGFRNFGVFANFDMLPLFENQASRVAKPLTFGACLHF; this is encoded by the coding sequence ATGAAAAAGATATTTACATTATTAGCAATCATTTCAACTGCCACAATTGGCCTGGCACAGAATGAAAATTCACAAGAAAACAAACCTGATACAACCAGGTTTAATATTGGAAATACAGAGTTTATCATCATTAATAATGATACCATCAGAGTTGATGATGAAGGAACTGACTTTGAAGATCCGGATGAAAAAGAAGGAAAGTCATACAAAGAAAATACTGATCTAGCTTATTGGTCTGGATTTGAAGTAGGAGTGAACATGTTGATGAATAATCAATTCCAACCTGATTTTACAGAAGAGCATTTGAAAATAGATCCGGCAAGTTCATTCACTTATAACTTTAACTTTCTAGAGTATTTTATAAAATTGGGAACACCGCATGTTGGTCTGGTAACCGGTGCAGGATTTACCAATAGCAGATACGGATTAAAGAATCAATATGCTACGCTATACGCCAACTCAGATACTACTTTTGCTTTTTTAGATAGCAGTATCACAGGCGGATATACCAGAAATCAGCTGCGCGTAAGTTATTTTACAGTTCCGTTGTTGTTACAATTCAATACATCTAAGTACAAGAAAAAGAACTTTCATGTTGCCGTTGGTGTAATTGGAGGAGTGCGTTTCAATTCTAAAATGAAATATGAATATGAGACTACTGAGGGAACTGCTAAATCAAAAGTGAAAGGAAGATATAATGTAAACCCTTTTCAGGCATCTTTAACGGCCAGAGTAGGTTTCAGAAATTTCGGAGTGTTTGCCAATTTTGATATGCTGCCTTTATTTGAAAACCAGGCATCCAGAGTTGCAAAACCACTCACATTTGGAGCTTGTTTACACTTCTAG
- a CDS encoding RNA polymerase sigma factor — protein sequence MTREEYNKAVEDYADNIYRFVVKHLKNTDVAKDVVQDTFAKVWERKENISYEKVRSYLFTTAHHTMIDVLRKEKFKDDVDTIDRHVQQKPSFNTDLQEVLHEALDQLPEIQKTVVLLRDYEGYAYDEIGEITGLKESQVKVYIFRARKKLKDYLVSIEAVID from the coding sequence ATGACAAGAGAAGAGTACAATAAAGCAGTTGAAGACTATGCGGATAACATTTACCGCTTTGTCGTGAAGCATCTGAAAAATACAGATGTTGCTAAAGATGTTGTGCAAGACACTTTTGCCAAAGTATGGGAAAGAAAAGAAAACATCTCTTACGAGAAAGTTAGATCCTACTTGTTCACTACAGCTCATCATACTATGATTGATGTGTTGAGAAAAGAAAAGTTTAAGGATGATGTAGATACAATTGATCGTCATGTTCAACAAAAACCTTCTTTTAATACTGATTTACAGGAGGTGTTGCACGAAGCCCTAGACCAATTGCCTGAAATTCAAAAAACAGTTGTTTTGTTGAGAGATTATGAAGGTTATGCTTATGACGAAATTGGTGAAATCACTGGTCTTAAAGAAAGTCAAGTGAAGGTTTACATCTTTAGAGCAAGAAAGAAATTGAAAGATTATTTAGTAAGTATAGAAGCAGTAATTGACTAA
- a CDS encoding energy transducer TonB yields MKTLLITTLLTFFVGVQTAQASNDPKLNQITKIVAEKIHYPKNAIQNHEEGTVYVAFKVVDGNVEAEVLEGLSEELNAEALSAVKTLPAAELLNFEDKTYILPIKFELK; encoded by the coding sequence ATGAAAACTTTATTAATAACCACCCTTTTAACCTTTTTTGTTGGAGTGCAAACAGCTCAAGCAAGTAATGATCCCAAACTTAACCAGATTACAAAGATTGTAGCTGAGAAAATACATTATCCAAAAAATGCTATTCAAAATCATGAGGAAGGAACAGTTTATGTTGCCTTCAAAGTGGTTGATGGAAATGTAGAAGCAGAAGTTTTGGAAGGATTATCAGAAGAATTAAATGCTGAAGCTTTGTCTGCTGTAAAAACATTACCAGCTGCAGAATTGCTTAATTTTGAGGATAAAACATACATTCTTCCAATTAAATTTGAATTAAAATAA
- a CDS encoding flavin reductase family protein: MLTLDPKELEIPVLHGHLLGAIGPRPIAFASTIDENDVPNLAPFSFFNVFSANPPIMVFSPARSGRTGATKDTYENVKKVPEVVINVVTYDIVHQMSLASSPYESGVDEFIKAGFTKLESDTIKPFRVAESPVQFECKVIEVKELGNGGGAGNLIICEVTRIHIDEKVMGDNGKIDQQKIDLVARMGGNWYCRADKNSMFEITKPIVTKGIGFDQIPQDILSSSILTGNDLGQLAGIEELPNETDVNDYKLVELADLFVSLEDEQAALEIALHKKAKELLNEDKLEEAWKTLLSFNN; this comes from the coding sequence ATGTTGACGCTAGATCCTAAAGAATTAGAAATACCTGTATTACATGGCCATTTGTTAGGTGCAATTGGTCCACGTCCTATTGCATTTGCAAGTACCATTGACGAAAATGATGTTCCTAATTTGGCTCCCTTCAGCTTTTTCAACGTGTTTTCTGCCAATCCACCTATTATGGTTTTTTCTCCGGCAAGGAGTGGAAGAACAGGGGCAACAAAAGACACCTATGAGAATGTAAAAAAGGTTCCTGAAGTTGTCATCAACGTAGTTACTTATGACATTGTTCATCAAATGTCTTTGGCCAGTTCTCCTTACGAATCGGGCGTAGATGAATTCATTAAGGCGGGATTTACCAAATTAGAATCTGATACCATAAAACCGTTCAGGGTGGCAGAATCTCCTGTTCAATTTGAATGCAAAGTAATTGAGGTAAAAGAATTGGGCAATGGTGGCGGAGCAGGAAATCTGATCATATGTGAAGTGACACGCATTCATATTGATGAGAAAGTAATGGGTGATAATGGAAAAATAGATCAACAAAAAATTGATTTAGTCGCCAGAATGGGTGGTAATTGGTACTGCAGAGCAGACAAGAATTCTATGTTTGAAATCACCAAACCAATTGTTACAAAAGGAATTGGATTTGATCAAATACCACAGGATATATTGTCCTCTAGCATTTTGACCGGAAATGACCTGGGCCAATTAGCAGGCATTGAAGAATTACCCAATGAAACGGATGTCAATGATTACAAATTAGTTGAATTGGCAGATTTATTCGTTTCTTTGGAAGACGAACAAGCAGCATTAGAAATAGCGTTGCACAAAAAAGCAAAAGAGCTTTTAAATGAAGATAAATTGGAAGAAGCTTGGAAAACCCTCCTCTCTTTCAATAATTAA
- a CDS encoding DUF3127 domain-containing protein, with protein MYTLKGELKVISEIQQINDSFKKREFVVVDASGQYAQTILFQAVQDRVEMLDNFKVGDNVEVTFFLRGREWTNPKDGTVRFFNSLDAWKVEPLGSGAGESATTADNAETFVAEGDDDLPF; from the coding sequence ATGTATACCCTTAAAGGAGAATTAAAAGTAATTAGTGAGATTCAACAAATCAACGATTCTTTCAAGAAAAGAGAATTTGTAGTTGTGGATGCTTCGGGACAATATGCTCAAACAATTTTGTTTCAAGCTGTTCAGGACAGAGTTGAAATGTTGGACAATTTTAAGGTAGGAGATAATGTAGAAGTTACATTCTTCCTAAGAGGTAGAGAGTGGACCAATCCTAAAGATGGAACTGTAAGATTTTTCAATTCGCTTGATGCATGGAAAGTTGAACCATTAGGAAGTGGTGCCGGAGAATCTGCTACAACAGCTGATAATGCTGAAACTTTCGTAGCTGAAGGAGACGACGACTTACCATTCTAA
- a CDS encoding YceI family protein: protein MLKKIIIGTVIVVVLAVAIIFIIPWGEYESNIEKSNLEETIDYNNEEVNSSPSLDTLLGTYYTSTKDGVAEILFHTDGLKTTKGGFTEFEITFEVPEDFKQSTLSVKIVTESLNTGNSTRDEHLREEGFFHVEKYPEINFISSSVEMGDTSYVAKGELTLNGTTKSLDVPFLHLGSGGETTAKFEAFQGSFEIDRTAYGQDEETGVGNIVKVNFYCELKLQQ, encoded by the coding sequence ATGTTAAAGAAAATCATCATAGGAACAGTTATTGTCGTTGTATTGGCAGTGGCTATCATATTCATAATTCCCTGGGGAGAATATGAAAGTAATATTGAAAAATCTAATCTGGAAGAAACAATAGATTACAACAATGAAGAGGTAAACTCATCCCCTTCTTTGGATACGCTACTAGGCACTTATTACACCAGCACCAAAGATGGAGTTGCCGAAATTTTGTTTCATACTGACGGTTTAAAAACTACAAAAGGTGGATTCACTGAATTTGAAATAACTTTTGAAGTACCAGAAGATTTTAAACAATCTACTCTTAGCGTAAAAATTGTTACTGAAAGCCTAAACACAGGCAATAGTACAAGAGATGAGCACTTAAGAGAAGAGGGTTTTTTCCACGTAGAAAAATATCCTGAAATCAATTTCATTTCATCATCAGTTGAGATGGGCGATACTTCATATGTTGCCAAAGGTGAATTGACGCTTAATGGAACTACCAAATCTTTAGACGTACCATTTTTACACCTTGGCAGTGGTGGGGAAACTACAGCAAAGTTTGAGGCATTTCAAGGATCATTTGAAATAGACAGAACCGCTTATGGTCAGGATGAAGAAACCGGAGTAGGAAATATTGTAAAAGTGAACTTCTACTGTGAATTAAAATTGCAACAGTAA
- a CDS encoding short-chain fatty acid transporter: MSFSDKFIKGYSKLLPSPFTIAIILTVITFILALVITKPENVGIGTYSIDLLKHWENGLWNNTSSGLYFAFQMMLMLVLGHIIALSKPVAKFINYIIQPCVDTKSTAYVVTISTIMVSLFNWGLGLIFGAILARKVGEKFNELNKPLNYPLIGAAAYSGLMVWHGGISGSAPIKASDEGNIPTLLNGMDVDLTTVPSRIDMSETVFSPMNIVVTIVLLIALPLLMYWIGRKDKPYHNLPKLTKEEDNNEEVAGAEKLDHSKILAFTIGGFIIFYAFHKAVIQPDYLSLKFLQPNFINLTLLGLSLIMHSSIHRFLKAGNDAILGATGILLQFPLYFGILGLMVGSGLIMEISDAFVDASNENTFPLYTFASAGIVNIFVPSGGGQWAVQGPIIIAAAQELGASYSKSIMALSYGDQLTNMLQPFWALPLLGITGLKAKDILPYTLILFLAGLIIFVLGLIIF, encoded by the coding sequence ATGAGTTTTTCAGACAAGTTTATAAAGGGATATTCCAAATTATTACCTAGTCCTTTTACTATAGCCATCATTCTTACAGTAATTACCTTTATCCTGGCCTTAGTAATTACTAAACCTGAAAATGTTGGCATTGGAACTTATTCAATTGACCTTTTAAAACATTGGGAAAATGGTTTATGGAACAATACATCAAGTGGACTGTACTTTGCGTTTCAGATGATGCTAATGCTTGTTTTAGGACACATAATTGCTTTATCAAAACCTGTTGCTAAATTCATCAATTATATTATCCAGCCCTGTGTAGATACAAAGTCAACTGCATATGTTGTGACCATAAGCACTATAATGGTAAGCTTATTTAATTGGGGATTAGGATTAATATTTGGAGCAATTCTAGCAAGAAAAGTAGGAGAAAAATTTAATGAACTCAATAAACCACTCAATTACCCATTAATAGGAGCTGCAGCATACTCAGGATTAATGGTGTGGCATGGAGGCATATCAGGATCAGCTCCTATTAAAGCATCTGACGAAGGTAATATTCCAACTTTACTCAATGGAATGGATGTTGATCTTACTACCGTTCCCAGCAGAATTGACATGTCTGAAACAGTTTTTTCACCTATGAATATAGTTGTCACGATTGTTTTGCTAATTGCATTGCCTTTACTCATGTATTGGATTGGAAGAAAAGATAAACCCTATCACAATCTGCCTAAGCTTACGAAAGAAGAAGATAACAATGAAGAAGTTGCAGGAGCAGAAAAACTTGATCACAGTAAAATTTTAGCCTTTACTATTGGTGGTTTTATCATATTCTATGCATTTCACAAAGCAGTAATTCAGCCAGATTACCTATCGCTTAAATTTTTACAACCAAACTTCATCAATTTGACTTTACTTGGATTAAGTCTTATCATGCACAGCAGCATTCATAGGTTTCTTAAAGCCGGTAATGATGCCATTCTGGGAGCAACAGGAATATTACTTCAGTTTCCCTTGTATTTCGGAATATTAGGACTAATGGTTGGTTCTGGATTAATCATGGAAATTTCAGATGCTTTTGTTGATGCGAGCAATGAAAACACTTTCCCATTATACACATTTGCTTCTGCGGGAATAGTAAACATTTTTGTTCCATCAGGAGGAGGACAATGGGCCGTACAAGGACCAATTATAATTGCAGCAGCTCAAGAACTTGGTGCTTCTTATTCCAAGTCAATAATGGCGCTATCCTATGGAGATCAATTAACAAATATGCTACAGCCTTTTTGGGCATTACCATTGTTAGGAATTACCGGCTTAAAGGCAAAAGACATTTTACCTTATACCTTGATTTTGTTCTTAGCCGGATTAATAATATTTGTATTAGGACTGATTATCTTTTAA
- a CDS encoding glycosyltransferase has protein sequence MMMPQVFYIVMTVALLQLLLAVIFSGIYLGKHPLKRGKIEKLSVVIPFKNEEDRIHGLIDSINKVIIPKSMEVEFFFVDDHSTDNTAALLTKDLLKPHKILLNNGKGKKDAIDTAIINSQFDYILCWDADIRFNESYLNTVYMMAEADCWILPVRLKANNFIARLGSIEFDWMQILTFISVKFNKPLLSNGANFLFRKERYFQAKEIRSDFNIASGDDVFLLNAFKELHADIQVTKVRSIEVETDAPVDLITLFNQRKRWINKVFKMKSGISLLLGLFVSLIAIVPIVSIALSLVYADVLFLVPLFCKYLIEYLFLRMYNGVQNGFSDLGIVLIHQLFYPIYLFVLLFYKPHDERWEA, from the coding sequence ATGATGATGCCGCAAGTGTTTTACATTGTCATGACTGTAGCACTATTACAATTATTGCTAGCGGTAATTTTCAGTGGAATTTACCTGGGAAAACATCCACTTAAAAGAGGTAAAATTGAAAAATTGAGTGTTGTTATTCCATTTAAAAATGAGGAGGATCGTATCCATGGTCTAATCGATAGCATTAACAAGGTTATTATTCCCAAATCAATGGAGGTTGAATTCTTTTTTGTTGATGATCATTCTACTGATAATACAGCAGCTTTGTTGACAAAAGATCTATTAAAACCACATAAAATTTTGTTGAATAATGGAAAAGGTAAAAAGGATGCAATTGATACAGCTATAATTAATTCTCAATTTGATTATATCTTATGTTGGGATGCAGACATTAGATTTAATGAATCTTATCTCAACACTGTTTACATGATGGCTGAGGCTGATTGTTGGATTTTGCCTGTACGATTGAAAGCTAATAATTTCATTGCTCGTTTGGGAAGTATTGAGTTTGATTGGATGCAGATTTTAACTTTTATATCAGTTAAATTCAATAAACCTTTATTGAGTAATGGAGCTAATTTTTTGTTTAGAAAAGAGCGTTATTTTCAAGCGAAAGAAATAAGATCAGATTTTAATATCGCCTCAGGGGATGATGTTTTTTTACTAAATGCTTTTAAAGAATTGCATGCAGATATACAAGTAACAAAAGTGCGTTCAATAGAAGTGGAAACAGATGCCCCTGTTGATTTAATCACATTGTTTAATCAAAGGAAAAGGTGGATCAATAAGGTATTCAAAATGAAGAGTGGAATATCTTTATTGTTGGGTCTATTTGTTTCATTGATTGCAATAGTTCCAATTGTTTCAATAGCCCTATCGTTGGTATATGCTGATGTGCTTTTTCTTGTCCCTTTGTTTTGTAAGTATTTAATTGAATACCTTTTTTTAAGGATGTACAATGGAGTTCAAAATGGTTTTTCAGATTTAGGTATTGTGCTAATACATCAACTTTTTTATCCTATTTATTTGTTTGTATTGCTTTTTTACAAACCCCATGATGAACGTTGGGAAGCTTAA
- a CDS encoding lysylphosphatidylglycerol synthase domain-containing protein, with protein MIKLVFGLALLLFIGWKLSASFRDDDIDFLSFNKDGVVFIVIAALLMPINWLFESVKWHLLLRRIERQSFGQTYLDVLSGISTSLLTPNRIGNFIGRSIRLQKVNRTKAIVSTIHSNLAQFNASIVFGTGALMIIGFEDPAIDENAIRFSAILVLVAGFVLFLYPAIIDFNPLSRLYSEQLRSALNFIQNESLILKLSLFIISSLRYIIFLVQFYLLLVAFNANGEASNLIPAIALVFLITSIIPSFLFGKLFVREASALFVLESYGVQTPVILTSVFLLWMINLGLPALVGALPLLKSKE; from the coding sequence ATGATAAAGCTAGTCTTCGGACTGGCTTTATTGTTGTTTATAGGGTGGAAATTAAGCGCATCATTTAGGGATGATGATATTGATTTTTTATCCTTTAATAAAGATGGTGTTGTATTCATTGTGATAGCTGCATTGTTGATGCCAATTAATTGGTTATTTGAATCGGTTAAATGGCATTTACTTTTAAGGCGCATTGAAAGGCAAAGTTTTGGACAGACCTATTTAGATGTTTTGTCCGGAATAAGTACTAGTTTATTAACACCAAACAGAATCGGTAATTTTATTGGTCGTTCAATTCGTTTGCAGAAAGTGAACAGAACCAAAGCAATTGTGTCTACAATTCATTCCAATTTGGCTCAATTTAATGCGAGCATTGTCTTTGGTACTGGTGCACTTATGATCATTGGTTTTGAAGATCCTGCTATTGATGAAAATGCCATTCGCTTTTCCGCAATATTAGTTCTAGTGGCCGGATTTGTACTGTTCTTATATCCCGCAATAATTGATTTTAATCCCTTGTCTAGGTTGTACTCTGAGCAATTAAGATCCGCATTGAATTTTATACAAAATGAGTCGTTAATATTAAAACTTAGTCTTTTCATTATTAGCTCTTTAAGATATATTATATTTTTAGTTCAATTCTACCTTTTATTGGTGGCTTTTAACGCTAATGGTGAAGCGTCAAATTTGATTCCTGCTATTGCATTAGTCTTTTTAATTACATCTATAATTCCTTCATTTTTGTTTGGTAAACTCTTTGTTAGAGAGGCATCAGCCTTATTTGTTTTAGAATCTTATGGAGTGCAAACACCAGTTATTTTAACTTCTGTATTTTTATTGTGGATGATTAATTTGGGTCTGCCTGCTCTTGTCGGGGCTTTACCATTGTTAAAATCTAAGGAATGA